The Ostrea edulis chromosome 1, xbOstEdul1.1, whole genome shotgun sequence genomic sequence ATTATGCAAtcgtatatatattttacctgATGACGGTGGGGTATAATTCTGTTGTCATGGTGATGATGGACGTCCAGGCTGCGGAAATGGCAAGTTTGGCAGTAATAGCAAGGGCAGTGACAATCAGACCGTGGTTTGGAACAGATTCAGGATCTAATAATAAAACAAGATCTATTGTAGTCTCACTTTTCCCAAACTCTCGCTCTCGAGACTTTGCATGAGCAGGAGTCTGCTACGGTTcctattttatttttgtgatttgaaATCGAGGTTACCAAGAAACCGATATGGtttctgattggctgatagAGAAAGGAGGAGGAACTGAAGTGGCaatgtttgtttacaaagaCGAAATTTACATTCTCAACTGAAAGACTTTCAATTATCAATGCTAAGTTACATTTTGGTTCAACACACAATAAAATAGCTCCGTTTGCTTTGTAATGAACAAAAACGCATATATCCTTATCAAGAGTAGTCATTGCTATTGTTTTGGTTTAACGCCCTCACAACAATTACATGGGAATTGTACCAGCCTCTCGCTTGTGCAAAGTCTCGAGAGCGAGAGTCTGGGGAAAGCGACACTGGATCTAATGATAAAACTGAATGCGGATCGAATGGTAAAATACAGTTTCGACTGAATGATAAAACAGATTTCAGATAATGATAAACAGAATCAGGATCGAATAACACAAATCTGTTAACTTCGAAATTAGTATGTGTAGTTGTTTCCAAGATTATTCAATCATATCCTGACACAATTAATATATCATTAACTCAACTAGAAATAGTATATAACAGCTGTGATATTCAACGTAAAACACAAAAGATGAACGGAAGGGAAAAAGTACAGCTGAAAAAGGATCAGCTGGACTgttaaatacttgtatattttgttgtttttgctgTTTATACTAAAGCTAGCTCTTTTTCAAAGACATCTTCCCCGACTGCAAGGGCCATGAAAGGGGTCGATATCACGAGTCCTCACTATCATCTCTATGACATTCAAATCATACTTGCCTAAAGTTTGGACAGTTCCCGTTGCTAAGCCGCCTAAAGATGACAATAACAGCAGAACCAAACATGTCCATCGTCTCCCAAACCTAAATATTACATACAAGCTATCTAAACAAGATTGTGAATAAGCTTCGTTTCTTTGAATATCGTTAGTGTTGCACCTGAGAGGCGAGAAAGCAATAATGTGAAGAGAATTCCAAGATTTGTTATCATATATGATCGataatttttatatacacaatcatatatttacattagtTAATGTTGATGATAGATCTATTCACACCACGTTTTAGATAAACATATTTATATGGAGAGGCAACTGTTAGTCGTGGTCAGCTCACGCTGTTGCTATTAAGAGTTTTCTAAATACAAACTGGTTGGTGAGACACCACGTGCTAAAGGTTCCGGGGATTTCTACTGCAGACAGAAGGAACATGTTGATATAGAGACTCCCTGATAGCTGACCAACTCCAAAAGCCAGTCCGTAGTAGGAAAAACCACAGGATATCCTGATAATGATAAAATTCTAACGAGTTGTTTCATATTGTTTCAAAATCATCCGCCATTAATTTAAAATGCAGAGAAATTAGTGTTTTGAAAACTTACCAACAAAACCACAGCAACACTGTCCTTTTAAGTAAATATTTCTCTCGGAATATATCAATGACGGAATATTTCCTGTCTTTGagtttgtttttgttctgtAAGGCTTGCTGGATTTTGCTGACGTCTGGTGGCGGACATCCGTTCATCCAAGCTATCTTGTTTATCACTTTCCCCGCCTGTTTTATTTTGAAGCGGGAAGCTAACCACCGAAAACTCTCTGGGATTACGCTTTAAAAGAAACAACCAATTGAATGTCTAACGATGTCCTCTATCTGTAGCCAGATGTATTAAATTGACGTAAAATTGTTTGTGGAGTGATTTCTTTCCTGTAAGAATACTTACAAAATTCCCAATAATGACGGCAAGGTCAAGGCAGCGGTCACAAAGTGTAAATGTCTCCAGTCCTTTATCAGGTAGGAGACTAGGGCTAACACGGCTGCAAATATTGGGAAGGTTGGTAGAGCTGCAATTAGTGACCGATGTTTCTTAGGAATAAACTCtatcatgtaaatatataacgTAGCCAAAAACTGTCCGGCACCGAACCCGATCACAAATCTCAAGACAGCAAACATCTGCCACGAGACGGAAAAGGCAGCTATGAAATTCCCTATCATCATGACAACCAAAGAGAGGAAGAAGGTTAACTTCCGGCCGAATGTGTCCGCCAAATGTCCGGACAGAAGACCGGCGACTAACAGTCCGCCCATTTGAATAGTGGTGATGGTGGACGTCACCCAGTCCTTATCACAGATCAACGCCCACTACAGAAAACGGTAAGCAGAACATTACATACTGTAGctatatttcagaaaaaaaaactactgCCTTAGTGTGCCATATTGACAACGGTTACAATTAGAATTTAATTTATTagaaaatttggtatgaaagaTGAATGTTATATCATGTACTTTTCTAACTTTACAAATGCAGTGAATCATGTGATAGTTTGCAAATACAGTGACTCATGTGATATTTTAAACATAGTTTACCTCGTTAACGATGGTCTTAATTTCTGATGAAAATCGAAAATCTGAACATTGTCCTGTGGCAGATTGATTTGCTAGTGGTTTACACACCTTCATGTCCTCCAAACTCGTATTACCGAAGTAGTCAAGTGAAGTATTTGTGGTCCACGTGCACCACCATTCCGGGGTGGATCCGGCAAACTGCATCATCAGGATACTCCATGCACACGTCACTTTCACCAGAAAAGCCACAGCGATGACAATATACTGGAACCTACCAAAGCCACCACATTCTGTAATGATATCCTCCAGGACAACGTTAAGGGATTCCATTTTTATGAACAACACTCTCCCTctataacaaaaaacaaaaaggtTTTAAAACGTAACGATGCAAAGCATCAATATCATAATAGAAATGCTGCACACTGATAATTCAACACTGCGTAAATCAAAAATACTACCTCCAACATACGTAAGATAAAACTGAATTGGCATATATTGAAAGATGCTAAATTGCTGGTATCTGATTGGTGTattattaacaacacccttcgTTAAATAACACCACTGTTTACCCCTAAAAGAGAGAATATTCCTACGTATGACTAACCAAGCGGGTCATATTGATGGTTTAAGAAGAAAATGTCGAGGTAATGCTTGGGTTGTCTGTCATTGCTATATAGAGGTGTTCATTCTGCGTGTGTTTGAAATCCTTTAGATTTAAATCTTTACAGATACAATCGACAAAGATCACAGAGAATTTGTATGAATTATTATGTCATCCATTCAAATTATGGGTAGCTAATAAAAACTTTATAAAAGTGCGTGTAACACACGCACACATTTTGTCACTTAAACCACACTTAAAAAGTGatttaataataatgatagcCAAGGAAATGTTTTAGTAAGCCAGAGAGGAGATTTATAGTCGGTTTGCTTAAAGTCACAAgcaatgataattacatttccCCTGAATATCTATAAATGCTAAGTTACCACTGTTGTGCGAACCATTACGAAACATTCGTAGCTGATCGCAAAAATGTTCTGGAATTCAACTTTTGATACGAGGTGATGCGAGTTAATACGTTCTTACACGATTTGTTGTGCTTTGATGTGGTGAGGACATGGTAGATTCAGGGGACACGATGTGTCACGATCTGAACACCCATTCATATACAAGCACATGCTTTCTGATAATATTGTCCCGATCAAGTTCATCAATAGACCTCCATCTCATACCATCATCACGATCCGCGTCACCTATTTTGGACGATGGTGCACGTGCACATATGTTATGATATGTTAATCATGAACCGATGCGCTGTGTTGCAATAGGATACCATTGTGATAGATATGCCTTACAGGATCAGAATTGAAAGATGATCATGGTTTGAGCTATGGTTGAACCCGAGGGGTATATATGCAGCACAACTGGCCATTTTCTAAACATTTAGAAAGTGAACAAGACAACCCACTGCGAATGGAAGAAATTGGGGATGATGACAATGTTGCAGTTTCATCATCATTGTAAGCTTGTATCACAAAacgtttctcaaatcaacagcATGAAAACATAcgacttttcaatattttacataaGCATTCCACATGgtaaattaaaaactagactttttgacatcctAGACAGTtgattcttcaacaaaaatggataagggaaatattttttatgtagtgatcagtcatccaaaaaaataaaaacctttCTGATTCTATATaccaaacaaattttttttgaaGTTCCTCATTTataatatcttcgtagtctttggtgatcagctttttcaacagtctgttgaaactCTTTAGGACACCGATTGTGCttctttattagctgacctgattCTATATTCtaatgaggcagaatttattcaaaacctccTACATGAGAAGAAGCAATATCTTGTGGTGACTTTCAACTTGACAATTCTATTTATTTATgacgtttcatctattaacaatcatccttttcattcatatgtcgtcgattcaatatatcccagtgaactcgaaataaaaaaaaccaccagtcttccacatctgcttcgttcTTAGATATTTGTTAGTAGCAAACTAAAAACAGTCAAAAAATGTTCTACGATCAACACGATTGTCAAGACACAAATATAGGTAGTCTTTGCTCTTTAGCCAAACGCTTgacattcaaaagttatatacagaggccccgtgtcgcagcaggcatTGGCAGATTAAAGAATCTTCATTTCtacagccctgagcgctaagcagaGGTCTAAATTTATGGTACTTCATTTAGAGCTGTTGAcattccatatgagtgagaaacAAAAACATATCGAAGGTATATAAAATCAGCTAACAAGCACCATTCCAAGGAGACATGCAGGATGAAAGTAAAGACTACTTAATTTGAAATTATAGCCGGGTACATGAAGAAAACACACGATGAAATACCACCATTCGGTCAAATGAATGGTGACTGAATTATTGCGGGAGGATACTTGAATTATCACTGATAAAGATCTTTTCAGCCAGTTTCCAATTCTGTTCAGTGCCTATACATTCAATTGAATGGCGGGAACATTTCAGTGATCACTCACTCACATTGTAGTatccatttagtcaccttttcAGTTATAGTTTTGTCACCTTTTAGCTATCATTCATTCAGCTTTTACACGTAGTTGTCAGTCAGTCACCCTATTGTGACCATTCACTCACCTTTAGTTATCTTTAATTCTCCATTTAGTTATCATTCAGTAACCCTGGAGTGAACATTTAATAACCTTATAGTGACCATTCAGTCACATTTAGGTAGATGTCTCATTCAGTCATTTTAGTGACCATTTAGTGGGCTACATGATACATAACTAAAGCCCTTACACCCTCTGTACGTTATGGATCTCCTGTTCAATACTGACAAGAAGATAGACGGAGGCCATTCAAATCAGGTCTTAACCAAGTCCACGACAGGGGTTTAGTACCCtatttgaaaaattcaaacatttcgtAGTTTGCACTTAAATAAACATAGCCAAAATAGTTTTCCAATATTTAGATGATTATCAATTACATTATTGTAagtttaattttcattgtattcTGTATTTAGCGGAAATCAATACTTCCATCAATTTCCTTTTGGACACGCGCAGAGAGTTATCATCAACCACTGTTTGCAAATTCATCTGTATTAAGTATGTAAGGCTATATGAGTCATATCTAACCGCATTTTATCGATGTATGGAAACAAGATCAAACttttgtcagtatgataaactatCAAAAATAATATCTGAAAATTTCAACGAGTTAGACATTGGTATTGATGGAGTACTGGTCTATTCAATGCAAGGGAAAACGGTGATTTTCTGATGCATATTTATGACGGAATGACGTACATGGTACATCTGCACTAGCGCGTGGGAAAGTATCATTAGAAACATCACGACAGAAGAAGATTTCGTTAACAGTACGTGGTCGTATTAAGATCACTTTATGCTAAACAAACGTTAACGCCCCTTACATTGCTTACAGTGGTTTTCTATACCTCATTTTCCGTTTGACTGACTTTAATCGTAGTAGGTGTCCCGGTAACAGCCAACAAGTCACCCTGTAATTACATTtgtatttactttctaaattcAGCTAGCGTCGTCACATACTCATCAATACATCAAACTAGGGCGCTTTGTATCCGACTCCGAGAAGAATTTAAAACTCAGTAGGAAATTAGGTTCATTACTTTTTGATCCGATCGGGTTAAACTGTATAATATTCATAAagtgtaataataataatagctttatttatccaggataacacaaattagctagcatatagctagtttccattgtgatcctgcattaaaacatatacacaaacataaaattaacatctaaaattagtatctaaacatgaaaacatatacacaaacataaaattaacatctaaaattagtatctaaacatgaaaacatatacacaaacataaaattaacatctaaaattagtatctaaacatcaaaacatatacacaaacataaaattaacatctagaattagtatctaaacatgaaaacatatacacaaccataaaattaacatctaaaattagtatctaaacatgaaaacatatacacaaacataaaattaacatctaaaattagtatctaaacatgaaaacatatacacaaacataaaattaacatctaaaattagtatctacacatgaaaacatatacataaacataaaattaacatctaaaattagtatctaaacatgaaaacatatacacagacataaaattaacatctagaATTAGTATCTACACATGAATACGAGATAAAAGGAAACGGGAGAaatatagcataagacacatctaattagtgataaaattattacctaaatatgaatacatgacataaaaggaaagaagaaaaatagcataagacacacgcacacacagtgcCATAAGCACGATGTTTAGGTGCTACTTCTATTaaaatattccatcaaataCACAGATTCACATTAGATTTACACCAAATACCCCGACAATTCAAATCCATCAAATGTACAACTTCTATAGCTTGGCAAAACTACATGCGTTTTATTCCTTCGATAATATCCCATCACTACGAGTATACAACTTTTAGTGAGAAAAGCTGAATACTGCCATCTTAATATTTGTATAGCTACACAAACACCAACAAACGGACGATTCATAGTAACATCAGACTATTTAAAAATAGATTCTAGTTTAGCCTAGTTTGACGAAGACCTCTTAAAGATAGGGTAAAATATACGATTTTGACAGACTATTCAATTTAATGCAATTTCACTTTATACCCATCAGAGCCCCGCCGTAAATCCCTCACCCCTCACCCATGTGGAAAGTTTCATAATTTGGGAAGTTATGGCATGTTTTATACCACCATATATACAGTATTTTCTTGCAGTGTACAGAAGTAAATATTACTACCGACAGGGAAAGCACAGCAACATAAGCATGCACGAGTCCAGAAAATTTTCCAAGGGGAGTATATTCACCCCCATGTATTTTTTGTGGGGCTTCAACCTTCTACGGACTAACAAATGAAAATGCATCAAAGTACTTGAAAATTGACAAATTCGTTTCTATCAGGCCTAGAGGGGAGtggtatggtgtccggatagggccatttgcaaaagcgtaaCTACACGTTGGTCACAACACGACaacacgccaacaagcaactcGCCTTTGTGCTAGCACGCCAttaagcaacgcgccttcgcaccAACAAATAACGCTCCttcacgccgtcacgccaacaagcaacgcgctttCGCGCTGACAAACAACGCGCCTTCACACTAACACAACTCTACACAACTCGTCTTCGCGCTGACAAGCAACAAGCAttcgcgccgtcacgccaacaagcaacacgccttcgcgccgtcacgccaacaagcaacacgccttcgcgccgtcacgcaaacaagcaacacgccttcgcgcCGTCACGCAAGCAAGCAACACGCCTTGCGCCGTCACACCAACaagcgaaggcgcgttgcttgttggcccgttgtgtaaagttgtgtaaGTGTGACGCGCAGTCACGTTTTTGCAATTGGCTCTATACTGACATCATAGAATGGACTCCCCTCTATGAACACGCTTGGTATAGTACGGAAACGTATAACCGCCTGGTGTTGTTGTGTTATACCTCAAAATGGCAAAATAAAACTAGTGTCATCTTCCAATGAAATGTTTATAACGTCgaaattatgtcgacttgtacAAGGAGATCAGAAAAAATCGATATACTTTGTATGATTTTACCGCCCTCTTCCAGCTTTATTGACTTTAATCATGTCATGATAACTTTTTGCGTAATAATATTTGCTGCAATAAAAATGCGTAGAAATATTCTCGCAACTCTATACAAGGAGAATTAATCAGTTCAATATGATACGTTTTTCAGGTTTTACGTCCATATTTTGATAACTTCTTGTCTGTTGATAAGGAATGTTAATTTGAGTTTGTCGTCCAAATTTTGAGCATTGGTATAAAAGCTTATGTTTAGTGTATGTACTTATAACATCcataaataaatcaatgaaatcttacattatgacatttaatttttgtccttgcatataaaataatttaggaagaaaacaatatgaaaaataaaagtattttatgatatggtgtttatatctctcagctaatttgatacgcaagagcttgttctgcgtatggttagTTTTCAAAGCGAAGCAtactaatgacaaacaagttgatggtgcaggggttccaacagtctcgtttaaagttagcatttcgcaaattctatggtcgttataatgatctagtttgccaatacaata encodes the following:
- the LOC130051179 gene encoding solute carrier family 22 member 4-like; translation: MESLNVVLEDIITECGGFGRFQYIVIAVAFLVKVTCAWSILMMQFAGSTPEWWCTWTTNTSLDYFGNTSLEDMKVCKPLANQSATGQCSDFRFSSEIKTIVNEWALICDKDWVTSTITTIQMGGLLVAGLLSGHLADTFGRKLTFFLSLVVMMIGNFIAAFSVSWQMFAVLRFVIGFGAGQFLATLYIYMIEFIPKKHRSLIAALPTFPIFAAVLALVSYLIKDWRHLHFVTAALTLPSLLGIFVIPESFRWLASRFKIKQAGKVINKIAWMNGCPPPDVSKIQQALQNKNKLKDRKYSVIDIFREKYLLKRTVLLWFCWISCGFSYYGLAFGVGQLSGSLYINMFLLSAVEIPGTFSTWCLTNQFGRRWTCLVLLLLSSLGGLATGTVQTLDPESVPNHGLIVTALAITAKLAISAAWTSIITMTTELYPTVIRNISYGFFSAVSRVGAMVAPQVIFLSKTIPGLLYFVIGSTLLVSSVFAFLLPETKGRPLEDHVVVEESVEQMQLIANSQRENDEINT